The Lolium rigidum isolate FL_2022 chromosome 1, APGP_CSIRO_Lrig_0.1, whole genome shotgun sequence region ATTAATCAGCGCCAGCGACTCTTTCATTTTTCCCATGATTTGGaatgtactactccctccatctcggTTTATTAGGCATAATTAGCAAATCTCTCGGCCCAAGGTGACAATCTATTGGGGGAGAAAACGAGAAGGAAAACACTTCATATGACATGCACCGTTTCTAATAGGAGAGAATTAATTGGGGTGGGGCTTTCACGGTTTCCTATTGGCTAGTTGAGCATTAATTGGCTAGATTATGCCTAACTCTTGAGAAAATCTGGTTTTGGTATTGTGTCTAATAAACCGAGATGGAGGAAGTATTAGTTGTTGGCTCATACTGTGGTCACTTTGGAGCCGGTAACTTGTTGAATTAATAGTCATGGAAATCCTCAACTTGAGTGTGAATACTagggagaaaaaaaaacaacTCATATAACCACTTTATTGATTGGGGAAATAAAACACATCCGAATTACAAACCATAGATGAACGGTAAAATTACATAGAGATACAACTTTAGGTCATCgtctctaacttcacctcctattGCATCTTGTTTTGCAGATAAGAATTTCAAGTCGGGGAGAAGCTAGACCGGCCGTTATTTATATTAAAATAAAAAGTGATTATATCATCAATGAGTCTaaggtcctcttgcctcttgccATATGGCCATAATTGCGAATGAGGTATTCCGAGCCCTTAACTTTCTTGTACCGTGCCCGCTGGGTATTTCCAATTAGCTCATctgccggtcctatttccttgtcAATATCTGGCATGTAAAACATCACCACTGATGTTCTGTCTTTGTGAGGATTAGTGACGACGCGGTGCACAGGGCTCTTAAGGAGCCCGTTGGTCAATATCTGTTTTAGTGGTTGTGAGAGAAAAGGAGGTTAAGATGAGTAACTAATGCAAAGGGGAACAAAAACCGTGAATAGGAAGAGAAGAGTACCTCGGCAAAGTCTCCGACCATGATCAATAATCCGTGGGGGTCGGTGGAAGCCGGGACATCGTACCAGACATCATCTTTGAGGACTTGCAGGCCGCCGACGGTGTCGTCGACCATTACAACCGAGATAAGCGTGGCGTCGGCGTGGGCTGCAACGCCAACCACCAGGTCGGGTCTTGGGCACGGCAAGTAGTAGTTGATTCTGCAATAGGTGGTAGCCGGACCGCCCAGTCGTCCGAGCAGGAAGCCATCGCCGAGGCCCATGACCCTCTCCATCGCCGGAAGGAGGGTGTCCAGCAGGCCGCGGTGCTGCTGCACGCAGTAGTCGTGCAGGATGTCCTTGAAAGATTCGGGCCAAAGTTCGAGCTTCCGCTCGTCCTGCGGTTCCACCTGGAGACGCATGCGATCGGACCAGTCGAGGGTGGTTTCGCCTTCCGCCTTGAGCTGCTTGGTTCCGTACCCTTGGTGGTAGTCCTCGTACCCTTCCTCGCAGTCTGCGAGGTTGGCgtatttcttcttctcttctatGGGTTGCCCAAAGAAGTCTTTCGCGGCTTTCCACATGGCGTCCATCATACAGGGATCCACGCCATGGCCACTAACCTGCACTCACCATTCTTGGTTGCAGCATCCATTGTTCGCTGTTGAATTTCTTAAGTAGAGAATTACTACCTCAGTTTCAAAATGTAAGCCTCTTTAACAAACTAGTTTAGCTTGCTAAAAAGGTTTACattttagaacggagggagtattacctACCATGAAAATGCCCCAGGACACCAGTGCTGATCGGAGcttctccacctcctcgccgccgccagctgCCACCTGTTGGGACAGGAGGCCAAGGTCGATGACCGGGACCTGTGCCACCGGCAGTGCGCCCACCACCGTAGGGCGGTCCTCCACCTGCAGCACGTACCGTTCTGGCAAGAGGTCTCCCCCGGCGAGCTCCTCAACGAGCAACATGCCCGGCGACTACTTTCTTTGGATCTTCTTCTTTCTTTGGATCTTGATTGG contains the following coding sequences:
- the LOC124678165 gene encoding jasmonate-induced oxygenase 4-like, with protein sequence MLLVEELAGGDLLPERYVLQVEDRPTVVGALPVAQVPVIDLGLLSQQVAAGGGEEVEKLRSALVSWGIFMVSGHGVDPCMMDAMWKAAKDFFGQPIEEKKKYANLADCEEGYEDYHQGYGTKQLKAEGETTLDWSDRMRLQVEPQDERKLELWPESFKDILHDYCVQQHRGLLDTLLPAMERVMGLGDGFLLGRLGGPATTYCRINYYLPCPRPDLVVGVAAHADATLISVVMVDDTVGGLQVLKDDVWYDVPASTDPHGLLIMVGDFAEILTNGLLKSPVHRVVTNPHKDRTSVVMFYMPDIDKEIGPADELIGNTQRARYKKVKGSEYLIRNYGHMARGKRTLDSLMI